The Desulfuromonas versatilis genome has a segment encoding these proteins:
- a CDS encoding HD family phosphohydrolase — protein MTKSDRKQEAGSRGKAKSGSVSQRRLPWFGERFQGNLLVFLLALFLTIIIIPKGGFIPDYYAAGDIASRDVKAPRDLLIPDETLTEKKRQEAEDEVRSLYDFDPNAGQEIADRLIGAIRKLNSGLAKSVPREDLFKEIATHLGVNFGAEELGPLAELPIRAERPQAREAQAEPDALAVTAPESAESPPSAREQEFYQQLRKVIAQSLGPMVVGNLQLFRADRERGVVIRDLVSQAEWEETDLAAVVGVGDAMNLLQEHLREVRGLGARHRQALFVVIQKLLRPNLTFNKNETEARKRQAREAVTPVLFQVKKGEMVVREGERVSEDQLKKLKALREIGSDYSTLRSGLGLLLCILLLFYCTHLFARRNVRKYRPNNRDLTFLVMTFLGLFVLIKLAIFISTALESAFPYIDSATYYYVFPFAVGAMLVRIVLNSEVALVFAILSALVLGTLFGNSLVICFYALVGSLTGAHWVRQCKERSTLYRAGFRLSLINMALILGIHVMAGRAFDMQLLYKFGFGLAGGLVCAIIVNGTIPLIESAFKYTTDIKLLELANMNQPVLRELMIQAPGTYHHSIIVGNLVEAAAEAINANPLLARVAAYYHDVGKIRKPLYFVENMHGQDNRHDKLAPSMSALILMSHVKDGVELARESKLGEPLVDIIRQHHGTALIKFFYDKAKSKEDPGVQQVDERDYRYPGPKPQTREAALIMLADAVEAASRTLTDPNPARIQGMVQKIINNIFIDGQLDECELTLKDLHNIAKSFNRILAGIFHHRIDYPEPAYKERDKETGKRKNGEDTHREPAKPAKDKEVAPAKGSPEDLKRLGMS, from the coding sequence ATGACCAAAAGTGATCGTAAGCAGGAAGCCGGATCCCGCGGTAAAGCCAAATCCGGCAGCGTATCCCAGCGTCGCCTGCCCTGGTTCGGCGAACGTTTTCAGGGAAACCTGCTGGTCTTTCTGCTCGCCCTGTTTCTCACCATCATCATTATCCCCAAGGGGGGATTCATTCCTGACTATTACGCCGCGGGGGATATTGCCTCGCGGGACGTAAAAGCGCCGCGCGACCTGCTCATCCCCGACGAGACGCTTACCGAAAAAAAGCGCCAGGAGGCCGAGGATGAGGTGCGCTCGCTCTATGATTTCGATCCCAACGCTGGTCAGGAGATCGCCGATCGGCTGATCGGGGCGATCAGGAAGCTGAACTCCGGTCTGGCCAAATCGGTTCCGCGGGAAGACCTGTTCAAGGAGATCGCAACCCACCTGGGGGTTAATTTCGGCGCAGAGGAGCTGGGTCCCCTGGCCGAATTGCCCATCCGCGCAGAGCGCCCCCAGGCGCGGGAGGCGCAGGCTGAGCCCGATGCCCTGGCGGTAACCGCGCCGGAGAGTGCGGAGTCCCCACCCAGCGCACGGGAGCAGGAATTCTATCAGCAGCTGCGCAAGGTGATAGCCCAATCCCTTGGCCCCATGGTGGTTGGCAACCTTCAGCTGTTCAGGGCGGATCGGGAGCGCGGAGTGGTCATTCGCGACCTGGTTTCCCAGGCCGAATGGGAAGAGACCGATCTGGCGGCGGTCGTCGGGGTCGGCGACGCCATGAACCTGCTGCAGGAGCATCTCCGGGAGGTTCGCGGGCTCGGGGCGCGGCACCGCCAGGCGCTGTTCGTGGTCATCCAGAAGCTGCTGCGGCCCAACCTGACTTTCAACAAGAACGAAACCGAGGCCCGCAAGCGGCAGGCCCGCGAGGCCGTGACCCCGGTCCTCTTCCAGGTGAAGAAGGGCGAGATGGTCGTCCGCGAGGGGGAGCGGGTCTCGGAAGACCAGCTGAAAAAGCTCAAGGCTCTCCGGGAAATCGGCAGCGACTACAGCACCCTCAGGTCGGGGTTGGGGCTGCTGCTCTGCATTCTGCTGCTGTTCTACTGCACCCACCTGTTTGCCCGCCGCAACGTGCGCAAGTACCGGCCGAACAATCGGGACCTGACCTTCCTGGTGATGACTTTCCTTGGCCTGTTCGTATTGATCAAGCTGGCCATTTTCATCTCCACCGCACTGGAAAGCGCTTTCCCCTATATCGATTCCGCAACCTACTATTACGTTTTCCCCTTCGCCGTCGGCGCGATGCTGGTCAGGATCGTGCTCAATTCGGAGGTCGCCCTGGTTTTCGCCATCCTTTCGGCGCTGGTCCTGGGGACCCTGTTCGGCAACAGCCTGGTGATCTGCTTCTACGCCCTGGTGGGGAGCCTGACCGGCGCCCATTGGGTGCGCCAGTGCAAAGAGCGCTCCACGCTGTACCGGGCCGGCTTCCGCCTTTCGCTGATCAACATGGCGCTGATTCTCGGCATTCATGTCATGGCCGGGCGCGCCTTCGATATGCAACTGCTCTACAAGTTCGGCTTCGGCCTGGCCGGCGGCCTGGTCTGCGCCATCATCGTCAACGGCACCATTCCCCTGATCGAATCGGCTTTCAAATACACCACCGACATCAAGCTGCTGGAGCTGGCCAATATGAACCAGCCGGTACTGCGCGAACTGATGATCCAGGCCCCGGGCACCTATCACCACTCGATTATCGTCGGCAACCTGGTCGAAGCCGCGGCCGAAGCGATCAATGCCAACCCTTTGCTGGCCCGGGTCGCTGCCTACTACCACGACGTGGGCAAGATCCGTAAACCGCTGTATTTCGTCGAGAACATGCACGGGCAGGATAATCGCCACGACAAGCTTGCGCCTTCGATGAGCGCGCTGATCCTGATGTCCCACGTCAAGGACGGGGTGGAGTTGGCCCGGGAGAGCAAGCTGGGCGAGCCGCTGGTGGATATCATCCGCCAGCACCACGGCACCGCCCTGATCAAGTTCTTTTACGACAAGGCCAAGAGCAAAGAGGATCCCGGGGTTCAGCAGGTCGACGAGCGTGACTACCGCTATCCCGGACCCAAGCCGCAGACCCGGGAGGCGGCGCTGATCATGCTCGCCGACGCGGTGGAGGCGGCCAGCCGCACCCTGACCGACCCGAACCCGGCACGCATCCAGGGGATGGTGCAGAAGATCATCAACAACATATTCATCGACGGCCAGCTCGACGAGTGCGAGCTGACCCTCAAGGACCTGCACAATATCGCCAAGAGTTTCAACCGGATCCTGGCCGGCATTTTCCACCACCGGATCGATTATCCCGAACCCGCCTACAAGGAGCGGGACAAGGAGACAGGCAAAAGGAAAAACGGTGAAGATACACATCGAGAACCGGCAAAGCCGGCAAAAGATAAGGAAGTTGCCCCTGCGAAGGGTAGCCCGGAGGATCTTAAGCGCCTCGGGATGTCCTGA
- the eno gene encoding phosphopyruvate hydratase — protein MSEIVDIYAREILDSRGNPTVEVEVYLESGAMGRAAVPSGASTGEREALELRDGDNTRYLGKGVTKAVENVNEVISEALIGWEASDQAGIDRKLLALDGTDFKSNLGANALLGVSLACAKAAAEEAGLPLYQYVGGSNAKELPLPMMNIINGGAHADNNVDIQEFMIMPAGAVSFKEALRIGAEIFHALKKVLKGKGYNTAVGDEGGFAPDLKSNEEALEVIMEAIRAAGFKPGEDVLLALDVASSELFKGGKYVLENEAQPEKTPKELVDFYEDLVNRYPIVSIEDGMAENDWEGWKLLTERLGKRIQLVGDDLFVTNTKILKEGIDKGIANSILIKVNQIGTLTETLEAIEMAKRAGYTAVVSHRSGETEDTTIADLAVATNAGQIKTGSLCRTDRVCKYNQLLRIEDELAEVAVFNGKDVFYNLKNR, from the coding sequence ATGAGCGAAATCGTCGATATTTACGCCAGAGAGATCCTGGACTCCCGGGGCAACCCAACCGTTGAGGTCGAGGTCTACCTCGAAAGCGGCGCCATGGGCCGTGCCGCGGTGCCCAGCGGCGCCTCGACCGGCGAGCGCGAGGCGCTGGAACTGCGCGACGGTGACAACACCCGCTACCTCGGCAAAGGGGTGACCAAGGCCGTTGAAAATGTCAACGAAGTCATTTCCGAAGCCCTGATCGGCTGGGAGGCCTCTGACCAGGCCGGCATCGACCGCAAACTGCTGGCCCTCGACGGCACCGACTTCAAAAGCAATCTCGGGGCCAACGCCCTGCTGGGGGTCTCCCTGGCCTGTGCCAAGGCTGCCGCCGAAGAGGCCGGACTGCCCCTCTACCAGTATGTCGGCGGCTCCAACGCCAAGGAACTCCCCCTGCCGATGATGAACATCATCAACGGCGGCGCCCACGCCGACAACAACGTCGATATCCAGGAGTTCATGATCATGCCCGCCGGCGCGGTTTCCTTCAAGGAAGCCCTGCGCATCGGGGCGGAGATCTTCCATGCCCTGAAAAAGGTGCTCAAGGGCAAGGGGTACAATACCGCCGTAGGCGATGAAGGCGGCTTCGCTCCCGACCTCAAAAGCAACGAGGAAGCTCTCGAAGTCATCATGGAAGCCATCCGCGCTGCCGGGTTCAAACCGGGCGAGGACGTTCTGCTGGCCCTCGACGTTGCCTCCTCGGAACTTTTCAAAGGGGGCAAGTACGTCCTGGAGAACGAGGCTCAGCCGGAAAAAACTCCCAAGGAGCTGGTCGACTTCTACGAGGACCTGGTCAATCGCTACCCCATCGTCTCCATCGAAGACGGCATGGCTGAAAACGACTGGGAGGGCTGGAAACTCCTGACCGAACGCCTCGGCAAGCGCATCCAGCTGGTGGGCGACGACCTGTTCGTCACCAATACCAAGATCCTCAAGGAAGGGATCGACAAGGGGATCGCCAACAGCATCCTGATCAAGGTCAACCAGATCGGGACCCTGACCGAGACCCTGGAGGCCATCGAGATGGCCAAGCGGGCCGGCTACACCGCCGTGGTATCCCACCGCAGCGGCGAAACCGAAGACACCACCATCGCCGACCTGGCCGTGGCCACCAACGCCGGGCAGATCAAAACCGGCTCCCTGTGCCGCACCGATCGCGTCTGCAAGTACAACCAATTGCTGCGCATCGAGGATGAACTGGCCGAAGTCGCCGTCTTCAACGGCAAGGACGTTTTCTACAACCTGAAGAACCGGTAG
- a CDS encoding hemolysin family protein: MDDDSPNNRSGSWLDAWRWLFFRKRRAMTEKELQQIINESEEEGLINEEEGEMLHSIFEFGETIVREIMVPRTDMVCCSTVATLKELLEAILSSGHSRVPVYEGTNDRIVGVVYAKDLLRFWGRRDDEVKITRVMRTPYFVPETKNIEDLLQEFRTKRVHMAIAIDEYGGTSGLVTIEDLIEEIVGDIQDEYDVEEDWLQEQEDGSVVVDGRLNIEDLEDHFDLEIPKDKFDTVGGYLFNLLGHVPSEGEEIQDGALVMKVIEGDDRKIRKVSILRVAQKPPADNGN; encoded by the coding sequence TTGGACGACGACAGTCCCAACAACAGATCCGGTTCGTGGCTCGACGCCTGGCGTTGGCTGTTTTTCCGCAAACGCCGCGCGATGACGGAAAAAGAGCTGCAGCAGATCATCAACGAATCCGAAGAAGAAGGGCTTATCAACGAAGAAGAAGGGGAGATGCTCCACTCCATCTTCGAATTCGGCGAAACCATCGTGCGTGAAATCATGGTGCCGCGCACCGACATGGTCTGCTGCAGCACCGTGGCGACCCTCAAGGAATTGCTCGAGGCGATCCTCTCCTCGGGGCACTCGCGGGTTCCGGTCTACGAGGGGACCAACGATCGGATCGTGGGGGTGGTTTACGCCAAGGACCTGTTGCGGTTCTGGGGGCGGCGGGACGACGAGGTCAAGATCACCCGGGTGATGCGCACCCCGTACTTCGTCCCGGAAACCAAGAACATCGAGGATTTGCTTCAGGAGTTTCGCACCAAGCGGGTGCACATGGCGATCGCCATCGATGAATATGGCGGCACCTCGGGCCTGGTCACCATCGAGGATCTGATCGAGGAGATCGTCGGGGACATCCAGGACGAGTACGACGTGGAGGAGGACTGGCTCCAGGAGCAGGAGGACGGCTCGGTGGTGGTGGACGGCCGGTTGAACATCGAGGACCTCGAGGACCATTTCGACCTCGAGATTCCCAAGGACAAGTTCGATACCGTCGGCGGGTACCTGTTCAACCTGCTGGGGCACGTACCCAGCGAAGGCGAGGAAATTCAGGATGGCGCCCTGGTCATGAAGGTCATCGAGGGAGACGACCGCAAAATTCGCAAGGTCAGCATCCTGCGCGTTGCCCAGAAGCCCCCGGCGGACAACGGCAACTGA
- the ybeY gene encoding rRNA maturation RNase YbeY — protein MRRVARRILSASGCPDAELSVVVVDDEQIRDLNRDYLQRDKPTNVISFAMQEGDGAGLNPEILGDVVISADTAARDAAEAGVSFESELYFLLLHGILHLLGYDHERGTEEQARIMEEREREIFAMLAEEFLNG, from the coding sequence CTGCGAAGGGTAGCCCGGAGGATCTTAAGCGCCTCGGGATGTCCTGATGCTGAACTCTCGGTGGTGGTGGTCGACGACGAGCAGATTCGCGACCTGAACCGGGACTATCTGCAGCGGGACAAGCCCACCAACGTCATCTCCTTCGCCATGCAGGAAGGGGACGGGGCGGGGCTGAACCCGGAGATCCTCGGAGATGTGGTCATTTCCGCCGATACCGCCGCCCGCGATGCCGCCGAGGCGGGGGTCAGCTTCGAGAGCGAGCTGTACTTTCTGTTGCTGCATGGCATCCTTCATCTGTTGGGGTATGACCATGAGCGCGGCACCGAGGAGCAGGCCCGGATCATGGAGGAGCGCGAGCGGGAGATTTTCGCCATGCTCGCAGAGGAGTTTCTGAACGGGTGA
- a CDS encoding diacylglycerol kinase, translating to MKNDRLKPNGWLEAVNCAIEGILWTVRSQRHMRFHFFAAVGVILLALQLKISALEFVLLGIAVTMVMLAELLNTALEALVDLVSPDYHPLARRAKDVAAGAVLVASIGAVVIGYLALSRYFLPGLQDGFSGLGPAPGLLPVISVLAVVILVVLLKSCLGRGTPLHGGMPSGHSAVAFSIGTSVVLARVDLIIGLLALAMAAMVSHSRLLLGIHSRQEVLAGAGLGAAVTLALHLLFA from the coding sequence GTGAAGAACGACAGGCTGAAACCGAATGGCTGGCTCGAAGCCGTAAACTGTGCCATCGAGGGGATCCTCTGGACGGTCCGCTCGCAGCGCCACATGCGGTTTCATTTTTTCGCCGCCGTCGGGGTCATCCTGCTGGCGCTGCAGTTGAAGATATCGGCTCTGGAATTCGTGCTGCTGGGCATTGCGGTGACCATGGTCATGCTGGCCGAGTTGCTCAATACCGCCCTGGAAGCCCTGGTCGATCTGGTATCCCCCGATTACCATCCCCTGGCTCGCCGGGCCAAGGACGTAGCCGCAGGCGCGGTGCTGGTGGCCAGCATCGGGGCCGTGGTGATCGGTTACCTGGCCCTGTCACGGTACTTTCTGCCCGGGCTGCAGGATGGCTTCAGCGGTCTGGGGCCGGCTCCCGGCCTGTTGCCGGTGATATCGGTCCTGGCGGTGGTCATCCTGGTGGTGCTTCTCAAGTCCTGTCTCGGCCGGGGAACCCCGCTGCACGGGGGGATGCCCAGCGGCCATTCGGCGGTTGCGTTTTCCATCGGCACTTCGGTCGTTCTGGCCCGCGTCGATCTGATTATCGGCCTGCTGGCCTTGGCGATGGCCGCCATGGTCAGCCACAGCCGACTGCTGCTCGGCATTCACAGCCGCCAGGAGGTCCTAGCCGGTGCCGGGTTGGGCGCGGCGGTCACCCTGGCCCTTCACCTGTTGTTTGCCTGA
- a CDS encoding PhoH family protein: MFGQQNRNLRQIERLLGVRVGSKGTELQIEGEPIQVQLVERLMDELLSLLKEGYPLYSTDIDYAIRILSADSRARLKDIFLDTIFISARKKIIAPKSLAQKKYIDAIRQNDVVFGVGPAGTGKTYLAMAMAVSFLMKKEVSRIVLVRPAVEAGEKLGFLPGDVAEKVNPYLRPLYDALFDMMDFEKGQALIEKGVVEVAPLAFMRGRTLNDAFVILDEAQNTTAEQMKMFLTRLGFGSRAVITGDVTQIDLPAGRISGLVQAGQILKGVEGICFNRFTDRDVVRHPIVQAIVQAYDRAQKKPVAEPADN; the protein is encoded by the coding sequence TTGTTCGGCCAACAAAATAGAAACCTCCGCCAGATCGAACGCCTGCTCGGGGTGCGGGTCGGCTCCAAGGGAACCGAACTGCAGATCGAGGGTGAACCCATCCAGGTGCAGCTCGTCGAGAGGTTGATGGATGAGCTTCTGTCGCTGCTCAAAGAAGGATATCCGCTTTACTCCACGGACATCGACTATGCCATACGGATCCTGAGCGCCGACTCCAGGGCACGGCTCAAGGACATCTTTCTGGACACCATCTTCATCTCCGCCCGAAAAAAGATCATCGCCCCCAAGAGTCTCGCGCAAAAGAAATACATCGATGCCATCCGCCAGAACGACGTGGTGTTCGGGGTCGGCCCGGCAGGAACCGGGAAAACCTATCTGGCCATGGCCATGGCGGTCTCCTTCCTGATGAAAAAGGAGGTCAGCCGGATCGTTCTGGTCCGGCCCGCGGTGGAGGCCGGCGAGAAGCTCGGTTTTCTCCCGGGCGACGTAGCGGAAAAGGTCAACCCCTATCTGCGCCCTTTGTACGACGCCTTGTTCGACATGATGGATTTTGAAAAAGGCCAGGCCCTGATCGAGAAGGGGGTCGTCGAGGTGGCGCCCCTGGCGTTCATGCGTGGGCGCACCCTCAATGACGCCTTTGTCATCCTGGATGAGGCACAGAACACCACGGCCGAGCAGATGAAGATGTTCCTGACCAGGTTGGGGTTTGGTTCGCGGGCGGTGATCACCGGCGACGTCACCCAGATCGACCTGCCGGCCGGGCGCATTTCCGGCCTGGTGCAGGCCGGGCAGATACTCAAGGGAGTGGAGGGGATCTGTTTCAATCGTTTCACCGACCGCGATGTGGTCCGCCACCCCATCGTGCAGGCCATTGTCCAGGCCTACGACCGGGCACAGAAAAAACCGGTTGCGGAACCTGCGGATAATTGA